The Tenacibaculum jejuense genome includes a window with the following:
- a CDS encoding tetratricopeptide repeat protein, with product MKTLTNNYIFKALDAYPYDLEEAMEALTYALAYDEKNTMVLGLLGRINAESLYDYEKAKSYFAEALAEDINAFHIYPHYVNVLLWNEDLDEAEKLIDFALKIKGSDKAVLYVSKARLFEQKRSYQKALDFLKEAKIHTYNDSFMYTINQHKDRIKDKVPRKKKKTKKKEKKKEAKAKKNKKKK from the coding sequence ATGAAAACACTAACGAATAATTACATATTTAAAGCATTAGATGCATATCCATATGATTTAGAAGAAGCTATGGAAGCTTTAACTTATGCTTTAGCTTATGATGAAAAAAACACTATGGTGTTAGGTTTACTTGGACGCATTAATGCTGAGAGTTTATATGATTATGAAAAAGCGAAAAGTTATTTTGCTGAAGCTTTAGCCGAGGATATTAACGCATTTCATATTTATCCGCATTATGTTAATGTTCTATTATGGAATGAAGATTTAGATGAAGCTGAAAAATTAATAGATTTTGCTTTAAAGATTAAAGGTTCAGACAAAGCGGTTTTGTATGTAAGTAAAGCAAGACTTTTTGAACAAAAAAGATCGTATCAAAAAGCATTAGATTTTTTGAAAGAGGCAAAAATTCATACGTATAATGATAGTTTCATGTATACAATTAATCAGCATAAAGATAGGATTAAAGACAAAGTTCCACGGAAAAAGAAAAAAACTAAAAAGAAAGAAAAGAAAAAAGAAGCTAAAGCAAAGAAAAACAAGAAAAAGAAGTAA
- the prfH gene encoding peptide chain release factor H has protein sequence METKTIQFTAGRGPAECTWVVAKVLKTFIKKLEENKFDYTILQKENGNQNGTVQSVTIQIEGKNLTSFLKEWLGTIKWIGTSTYRKHHKRKNWFIGCFELKMKNKTTVDEKQIAFQAIRSSGPGGQHVNKVSSAIRAKHIPTGIQVLVSESRSQHQNKKIAIQRLKERVMANTIEQLQQSVQQEWENHLNIERGNPVQIFTGTDFKIQKQKKKNYKSKRNQLKNDLRRELN, from the coding sequence ATGGAAACAAAAACAATTCAATTTACCGCAGGTCGTGGTCCTGCAGAATGTACTTGGGTAGTTGCTAAAGTATTAAAAACGTTCATTAAAAAATTAGAAGAAAATAAGTTTGATTATACGATTCTTCAAAAAGAAAATGGGAATCAAAATGGAACTGTTCAATCGGTTACGATTCAAATTGAAGGTAAAAACTTGACTTCATTTTTGAAAGAATGGTTAGGCACTATTAAATGGATTGGTACATCAACATACAGAAAACATCACAAACGTAAAAATTGGTTTATCGGTTGTTTTGAATTAAAAATGAAAAACAAAACTACTGTAGATGAAAAGCAAATAGCATTTCAAGCCATACGAAGTTCTGGTCCTGGAGGACAACATGTAAATAAAGTAAGTTCTGCGATTAGAGCAAAACATATTCCAACAGGAATTCAAGTATTGGTATCAGAAAGTAGATCACAGCATCAAAATAAAAAGATAGCAATACAACGATTAAAAGAGCGAGTAATGGCAAATACTATTGAGCAATTACAGCAATCGGTACAACAAGAATGGGAAAATCATTTGAATATAGAAAGAGGAAATCCAGTACAAATATTTACTGGAACAGATTTTAAAATTCAAAAACAGAAAAAGAAAAACTATAAATCAAAACGTAATCAATTAAAAAATGATTTGCGTAGAGAATTGAATTAA
- a CDS encoding RtcB family protein, translating to MGKRLKGKDLINLGFPQNNSINIALGQINRYRKKEKKERILEEAKDVLLHPEKYQGNAIWGKVAEGLTKPVEVRMHQLRNTRAPFSIYGENEIDDQAKYQLYDALKLPIAVQGALMPDAHSGYGLPIGGVLATDNAVIPYGVGLDIGCRMALSIYPMKASYIKGKQHQMENILKEHTKFGMYETHDKKQDHEIFERSEFRDIPLVRRLKTKAFRQLGTSGSGNHFVEFGIVTITDEKNEFDLPIGEYVGLLSHSGSRALGANIAKHYTYLASKQCPLPKNVQHLAWLDLNTHDGQEYWLAMNLAGDYAKACHDNIHKRVAKLLGVKPLAMVENHHNFAWKEQVNGVERIVHRKGATPASKGELGVIPGSMTAPGYIVRGLGNEESLQSASHGAGRKHSRRKCKEKFTKSDIKHQLNMNQVSLIGGGIDEAPMAYKNIKKVMANQQELVEVIGTFTPKIVRMDK from the coding sequence ATGGGAAAGAGATTAAAAGGAAAAGATCTAATCAATTTAGGATTTCCACAAAATAATAGCATAAACATCGCCTTAGGGCAAATTAACCGATACAGAAAAAAGGAAAAGAAAGAGCGCATTTTAGAAGAAGCAAAAGACGTATTGCTTCATCCAGAAAAATATCAAGGAAATGCGATTTGGGGGAAAGTTGCAGAAGGTTTAACAAAACCAGTAGAAGTTAGAATGCATCAATTACGAAATACAAGAGCTCCATTTTCAATTTATGGAGAAAACGAAATTGATGATCAAGCAAAGTATCAATTATACGATGCTTTAAAATTACCAATAGCAGTGCAAGGCGCATTAATGCCAGATGCACATTCGGGTTACGGTTTGCCCATTGGCGGAGTTTTAGCTACAGATAATGCAGTAATTCCATATGGCGTGGGGTTAGACATCGGTTGTAGAATGGCTTTAAGTATTTATCCAATGAAAGCTTCTTATATCAAAGGAAAGCAACATCAAATGGAGAATATTTTAAAAGAGCATACAAAGTTTGGGATGTATGAAACTCATGATAAAAAACAAGATCATGAAATATTTGAACGTAGTGAGTTTCGAGATATTCCATTAGTAAGGCGCTTAAAAACAAAGGCATTCAGACAATTAGGAACTTCAGGTAGTGGAAATCACTTTGTAGAGTTCGGAATTGTAACCATAACTGATGAAAAAAACGAGTTTGATTTACCTATAGGTGAATATGTGGGATTATTATCTCACAGTGGATCAAGAGCTTTAGGAGCTAATATAGCAAAACATTATACCTATTTAGCGAGTAAACAATGTCCGTTACCAAAGAATGTACAGCATCTAGCTTGGTTAGATTTAAATACACATGACGGACAAGAATATTGGCTAGCTATGAATTTAGCAGGTGATTATGCTAAAGCTTGTCATGATAATATTCACAAACGAGTAGCAAAGTTACTAGGTGTAAAACCACTAGCAATGGTTGAAAATCATCACAATTTTGCTTGGAAAGAACAAGTCAACGGAGTAGAACGAATTGTACATAGAAAAGGAGCAACTCCTGCTAGCAAAGGAGAATTAGGAGTAATTCCAGGATCTATGACTGCACCAGGATACATTGTTCGAGGTTTGGGTAATGAAGAAAGTTTGCAGTCTGCATCACATGGAGCAGGGAGAAAACATTCTAGAAGAAAATGTAAAGAAAAGTTCACCAAAAGTGATATTAAGCATCAACTGAATATGAATCAAGTGAGTTTAATTGGAGGTGGAATTGATGAAGCGCCAATGGCATATAAAAACATAAAGAAAGTCATGGCAAATCAACAAGAATTGGTAGAAGTTATAGGAACTTTTACACCGAAAATTGTAAGAATGGATAAGTAA
- a CDS encoding ligand-binding sensor domain-containing protein: protein MKKLFIKSVCCTLLFFISKLITAQSFIYTNYSTADGLSSSEVYDITQDKNGYLWFATDRGLTRYDGYEFKKYTTNDGIDDLVILNFYEQNDGTILCITLNRKLFFINPDTDSFTSYKYNRVLKQITDYNAIINITKKEDSLYINLATSLGYLKINQEGIIENKLISCIKDLDMSNKNIDASYIKHPKQGFSASLSFDKIKKKYEKNCHIYLDRPFEDYFIFIDRKEMYVLNTTTDFLKRIVNDNITVVTGTYDSNHFWIGLNHGGGKVFSKDGKLKYHFFPNKTVTKFFVDHEGGLWIGTTDSGVYYIKNKYIGSHAISTSCKDVTSLTKNKKNQLYVAYSNGEVYKQKNYQYKKLWESKNKHPVKIQYNQKVKKLFIDTYNFSYQEEVNSIQKINSHKYFVSRAISDNPNRLPVLTNRIIDDTINVQILPHTYTKKINRILDIEYANEGYFFGTLSGGYHYKKDSLYALKEIDSHFKVRIEDIDKVDKRYYFASLGNGVIVMDKDSTFTIKESDGLSSDIITEIYPKNNKEVFVTSNTGLNKITFSNDLKNYTVSKLSIDEGLPSNHINDVEVINDTIWIATKKGLFSYPEKKMDLKQETISRDWLKIESVTINNKFENQLNKISALNYNENTLEIKFSAISFKKNKDVLYRYRLVGLENNWNITQNKSVKYNHLTAGKYTFEIQTKGGNIVWNTKSTTLTFKIHLPFWKTWWFNTLILIAISVIIYMFFKFKILSYDKELFKELLFLVLKKLNGKSQHIIIKESGIEIKLDTSLIHYAKSAGNYLEIVTLEKTYVVRKKMGDFEKNLPDKENFIRVHRSYIIRKDKIESKNTKWVKVNGEQIPVSRNNKEKIDKMVFY from the coding sequence TTGAAAAAATTGTTTATTAAATCTGTTTGTTGCACGCTATTATTTTTTATTTCAAAACTAATTACAGCGCAAAGCTTTATTTATACCAATTATTCTACTGCTGATGGACTCAGTAGTTCTGAAGTATATGATATTACTCAAGATAAAAATGGATATTTGTGGTTTGCAACCGATAGGGGATTAACGCGTTACGACGGTTATGAATTCAAAAAATATACAACCAATGATGGAATTGATGATTTGGTTATCCTAAATTTTTATGAACAGAACGATGGTACTATTTTATGCATTACATTAAATAGAAAACTCTTTTTTATTAACCCTGATACCGATTCTTTTACTTCTTATAAGTACAATCGTGTATTAAAACAAATTACCGATTACAATGCTATAATCAATATCACTAAAAAGGAAGATTCATTATATATAAATCTTGCAACTTCATTGGGTTACCTTAAAATAAATCAGGAAGGTATTATTGAAAATAAGTTAATCTCATGCATTAAAGATCTTGATATGTCCAATAAAAATATTGATGCTTCTTATATAAAACATCCCAAACAAGGTTTTTCTGCATCATTATCTTTTGATAAAATCAAGAAAAAATATGAGAAAAATTGTCATATCTATCTAGATCGCCCTTTTGAAGATTATTTTATATTTATAGATCGTAAAGAAATGTATGTGCTAAACACTACAACTGATTTTCTAAAAAGAATCGTTAATGATAATATTACAGTTGTTACTGGAACTTATGATTCGAATCATTTCTGGATTGGCCTTAATCATGGTGGTGGTAAAGTTTTTTCGAAAGATGGAAAATTAAAATATCATTTCTTTCCAAATAAAACAGTAACAAAGTTTTTTGTAGATCATGAAGGTGGTTTGTGGATTGGTACAACTGACTCTGGAGTTTACTATATAAAAAATAAATATATTGGATCGCATGCAATTTCTACCTCTTGTAAAGATGTTACTTCTCTTACTAAGAATAAAAAAAATCAACTTTATGTAGCCTATAGTAATGGAGAAGTATATAAGCAAAAAAACTATCAATATAAAAAGCTATGGGAGTCAAAGAACAAACATCCTGTAAAAATTCAGTATAATCAAAAAGTAAAAAAGCTATTTATAGACACTTATAATTTCTCTTACCAAGAAGAAGTTAACTCAATTCAAAAGATCAATTCCCATAAATATTTTGTTTCACGCGCTATTTCCGATAATCCAAACAGGTTGCCCGTACTCACAAATCGAATTATTGATGATACTATAAATGTACAAATTTTACCTCATACTTATACTAAAAAAATTAACCGAATTTTAGATATAGAATATGCTAATGAAGGCTATTTTTTTGGTACTTTGTCAGGAGGATATCACTACAAGAAAGATTCATTATATGCCTTGAAAGAAATAGATAGTCACTTTAAAGTTAGAATAGAAGATATTGATAAGGTTGATAAAAGATATTATTTTGCTAGTTTAGGTAATGGCGTTATTGTAATGGATAAAGATTCAACTTTTACTATTAAAGAATCTGATGGTTTATCTAGTGATATCATCACTGAAATATATCCAAAAAACAATAAAGAAGTATTTGTAACTTCTAATACAGGTTTGAATAAAATTACCTTTTCAAATGACTTAAAAAATTATACTGTCTCTAAGCTTTCTATTGATGAAGGTTTACCAAGTAATCATATAAATGATGTAGAAGTTATCAATGATACAATTTGGATCGCTACAAAGAAAGGATTGTTCTCTTATCCAGAAAAAAAAATGGATTTGAAACAAGAGACCATATCTAGAGACTGGCTAAAAATAGAAAGTGTTACAATTAATAATAAATTTGAAAACCAGCTTAATAAAATAAGTGCCTTAAATTATAATGAGAATACCTTAGAAATTAAATTTTCAGCAATTTCATTTAAAAAAAATAAGGATGTTTTGTATCGTTATCGATTAGTAGGACTAGAAAATAACTGGAATATTACCCAAAATAAATCGGTTAAGTATAATCACCTGACTGCTGGAAAGTACACATTTGAAATTCAAACTAAAGGAGGAAATATAGTTTGGAATACAAAAAGTACTACACTAACCTTTAAAATTCATCTCCCATTTTGGAAAACTTGGTGGTTTAATACTTTAATCCTTATCGCCATTTCAGTTATCATTTATATGTTCTTTAAATTCAAAATTCTTTCTTATGATAAGGAGCTTTTTAAAGAATTACTATTTTTAGTATTAAAAAAGTTAAATGGAAAAAGTCAACATATTATTATTAAGGAATCTGGTATTGAAATAAAACTAGATACTTCACTAATACATTATGCCAAATCTGCTGGAAACTATTTAGAAATTGTAACGCTTGAAAAAACCTATGTTGTTAGAAAAAAAATGGGAGATTTTGAGAAAAACCTCCCAGATAAAGAAAATTTTATACGAGTACACCGTTCCTACATTATAAGAAAAGATAAAATAGAAAGTAAAAATACAAAGTGGGTAAAAGTAAACGGTGAACAAATTCCTGTGAGTAGAAACAACAAAGAAAAAATAGATAAAATGGTTTTCTATTAA
- a CDS encoding T9SS type A sorting domain-containing protein, producing MKKNILLLLFFVSFIKVFTQQDPCNTIPIIQNNSGWSYTHGSPTWTTNSIWLWAKNNRGEGVNHFNFSFKRNQQYRVRLTATATSLTLGGTQNIPILDNAFMNVILTTNRLIPDGRAIIPPIPTPNQVIMQKNIWNQLPNSDTYELVFTAEQDFNNLWFFPTKQSNWPQANVLITDLEICPITCNADNEVNFHFEDKDAIQQSAFNLCEDVFVNASSTLNIDAYNIELFEVNFNATTLLSRKSTTTGQFNLTELFADTVTFEANTTYEVKISMENTYCNTTIFKTKRFTYNDSFIEGDFELVYNCSDTTFDASVQSLTSNVAHHWKLYETSVAGSILDSDTINLVTEVNDVDSHTFNSLDTEKHYYVAYNASTTNCNASEVRIALTPDCCTLTPKIFPFCDDPCVMDVFPLKVKDQNDQIITSSDGYNFFWTNTTTGDIITNDIVLARSSDVWTLTLKKIDSNCEYELKYSLVCCNDTIQLKNYECPTVNDVDLLSNTKIREQAKTANGCRPCNSGVFVIAIEDELGNAITDFESITWSDGLEENEVIRLGDVNTTYTATVTLRNPDGVSTCTYEDTIIYECSECEIVDAPKNLSNDGTFLSWDPVPNATEYIISVASKPVNCCNEPLLYFSDLSTNTNTIRIPDDLKNGCFAWEVKAVCTDGSISEPSEPSCYSKKDIDCENFPAPINLSTDGTFLSWDAVPHATEYIISVASKPVNCCNEPLLYFSDLRTNTNTIRIPDDLKNGCFAWEVKAVCANGDISEPSEPSCYSKKDIDCENFPAPTNLSNNDTHLLWDPVPHAVEYIVSVASKPVICCDGPESYFSDLRTTTNSIQIPDDIKIGCFAWEVKAVCANGDISKPSEPICYDNEEKDECTTLAPPSNLRNSDTHLLWDPIRDAVTYIVSVATQDVPCCNSTSTLFFNPIETSDSSIPIPNYLKNGCFAWEVKAVCADGSISDPSKPMCYENKETNLCAKLPAPRGLDFGATYLVWDRVPGAVKYVVSSPENVLTQCCGYSAGEKFLATETTTNRLYLTPDLMPACFVWQVVAVCGDGSVSKPSQPKCFRGIIAIEDPINDIMMRTNTLDNTSIQEHDEIMIFPNPSNGNISIRLEDTATKTALSIFNTNGVFVKKIENIHDLEHNATTFYLNLNLPKGIYFLKFETQIKSITKQIIIK from the coding sequence ATGAAAAAAAATATATTATTGCTATTGTTTTTTGTGTCATTTATTAAAGTATTTACACAGCAAGATCCGTGTAATACAATTCCAATTATACAGAATAATTCAGGATGGAGTTATACTCATGGATCTCCCACTTGGACTACAAACTCGATTTGGCTTTGGGCTAAAAATAACAGAGGAGAAGGTGTAAATCATTTTAATTTTAGTTTCAAAAGAAATCAACAATATAGAGTACGATTAACTGCTACAGCTACAAGTTTGACATTAGGAGGGACACAAAATATCCCTATTCTAGATAATGCTTTTATGAATGTTATTCTTACGACCAATAGATTGATCCCTGATGGACGCGCTATTATTCCACCTATTCCAACACCAAATCAGGTGATTATGCAAAAAAATATATGGAACCAATTACCCAATTCAGACACCTATGAACTAGTTTTTACCGCAGAACAAGATTTTAATAACCTATGGTTTTTTCCAACAAAACAAAGTAATTGGCCACAAGCTAATGTACTAATTACAGATTTAGAAATCTGCCCTATAACATGTAATGCTGATAATGAAGTGAATTTTCATTTTGAAGATAAAGATGCAATTCAACAATCAGCGTTTAACTTATGTGAAGATGTATTTGTAAATGCTTCATCAACCCTAAATATTGATGCATATAATATTGAATTATTTGAAGTAAATTTTAATGCTACTACATTACTTTCTCGAAAAAGTACGACCACAGGCCAATTTAATCTTACGGAGTTATTTGCTGATACGGTAACTTTTGAAGCGAATACAACCTATGAAGTGAAAATAAGTATGGAAAATACATATTGTAACACCACAATTTTCAAAACCAAAAGATTTACCTATAACGATAGCTTTATTGAAGGTGATTTTGAACTCGTTTATAATTGTTCAGATACTACTTTTGATGCTTCAGTACAATCATTAACTAGTAATGTTGCTCATCATTGGAAATTATATGAAACTAGTGTAGCAGGTTCTATTTTAGATAGCGATACGATTAATTTAGTAACAGAAGTAAATGATGTTGATTCTCATACATTTAATAGTTTAGATACAGAAAAGCACTATTATGTAGCGTACAACGCATCTACAACAAACTGTAATGCTTCGGAAGTAAGAATTGCATTAACTCCAGATTGTTGTACATTAACACCCAAAATTTTCCCTTTTTGTGATGACCCTTGTGTCATGGATGTTTTTCCTTTAAAGGTGAAAGATCAAAACGATCAAATTATTACAAGTTCAGATGGGTATAACTTCTTTTGGACCAATACCACTACTGGTGATATCATAACCAACGATATTGTGTTAGCAAGGTCATCAGATGTTTGGACATTAACATTAAAAAAAATCGATTCAAATTGCGAATATGAATTAAAGTATAGTTTAGTGTGTTGTAATGATACCATTCAATTAAAAAACTATGAATGTCCTACTGTAAACGATGTCGACTTATTGAGTAATACAAAAATCAGAGAACAGGCAAAAACAGCTAATGGTTGTCGTCCTTGTAATTCCGGAGTTTTTGTGATTGCTATTGAAGATGAATTGGGCAATGCAATTACCGATTTTGAATCGATTACTTGGAGTGATGGATTAGAGGAAAATGAAGTAATACGATTAGGAGATGTTAATACAACCTATACGGCGACAGTAACCTTACGAAATCCTGATGGAGTAAGTACATGTACTTATGAAGATACTATAATCTATGAATGTTCTGAATGTGAGATTGTAGATGCTCCTAAAAATTTAAGTAACGATGGAACTTTTTTAAGTTGGGATCCGGTTCCAAATGCTACTGAATATATTATCAGTGTAGCAAGTAAACCCGTGAATTGTTGTAATGAACCGTTGTTATATTTTTCAGACTTAAGCACAAATACAAACACAATACGAATTCCTGACGATCTCAAAAATGGTTGTTTTGCTTGGGAAGTAAAAGCTGTATGTACTGATGGAAGTATTTCTGAACCCTCAGAACCTAGTTGTTACAGTAAAAAAGATATTGATTGTGAAAACTTTCCAGCACCTATAAATTTAAGTACTGATGGAACTTTTTTAAGTTGGGATGCGGTGCCTCATGCTACTGAGTATATTATTAGTGTAGCAAGTAAACCCGTAAATTGTTGTAATGAACCTTTGTTGTATTTTTCAGACTTAAGAACAAATACAAATACAATACGAATTCCTGACGATCTTAAAAATGGTTGTTTTGCTTGGGAAGTAAAAGCGGTATGTGCTAACGGTGATATTTCTGAACCTTCGGAACCTAGTTGCTACAGTAAAAAAGATATTGATTGCGAAAACTTTCCAGCACCTACAAATTTAAGTAATAATGATACACATTTGTTATGGGATCCAGTTCCACATGCTGTCGAATATATAGTTAGCGTTGCTAGCAAACCAGTGATTTGTTGTGACGGACCGGAGTCATATTTTTCAGATTTAAGAACAACAACAAACAGTATTCAAATTCCAGATGATATTAAAATTGGATGTTTTGCCTGGGAAGTAAAAGCGGTATGTGCTAACGGTGATATTTCCAAACCATCGGAACCTATTTGTTATGATAATGAAGAAAAAGATGAATGTACAACCTTAGCACCACCTTCAAATTTAAGAAATAGTGATACTCATTTATTATGGGATCCTATTCGTGATGCCGTAACATATATTGTAAGTGTAGCTACTCAAGATGTACCTTGTTGCAACAGTACAAGTACACTATTCTTTAATCCTATAGAAACTAGTGACAGTTCAATTCCAATTCCAAATTATCTTAAAAATGGATGTTTTGCTTGGGAAGTAAAAGCAGTATGTGCTGATGGTAGTATTTCAGATCCTTCAAAACCGATGTGCTATGAAAATAAAGAAACAAATCTGTGTGCTAAATTACCAGCGCCAAGAGGCTTAGACTTTGGAGCTACTTATTTAGTTTGGGATAGGGTACCAGGAGCAGTTAAATATGTAGTTAGTTCACCTGAAAATGTATTGACTCAATGTTGCGGATACTCTGCAGGAGAAAAGTTTTTAGCTACAGAAACTACAACAAATAGACTTTATTTAACCCCAGATTTAATGCCTGCCTGTTTTGTATGGCAAGTTGTTGCGGTATGTGGAGATGGTAGTGTTTCTAAACCTTCACAGCCAAAGTGCTTTAGAGGGATTATTGCAATTGAAGATCCAATAAACGATATTATGATGAGAACAAATACACTAGATAATACATCAATACAAGAACATGATGAGATTATGATATTTCCAAACCCAAGTAATGGAAACATTAGTATACGATTAGAAGATACAGCTACCAAAACAGCACTTAGTATCTTTAATACCAATGGTGTCTTTGTTAAAAAAATTGAAAATATTCATGATTTGGAACATAATGCTACTACTTTTTATTTGAATTTGAACTTACCTAAAGGAATTTACTTTTTAAAGTTTGAAACTCAAATTAAGAGTATTACGAAACAAATTATAATTAAATAG
- a CDS encoding VIT1/CCC1 transporter family protein: protein METIKKINKYLVEHYPLIWNTRLVWMLTFAVVLHLAFFIAGYFSVNTQKDVSSHYSLEGFYFDSPAILIGVLISIISLLIWIIFYLKNNAFKNFYPLKKGTLFIQFCILFLIFFTNITHYYSYKKGITTKIKVLYDWENIDADIKKFNNAAIFFLKNRSNYTIKAKQYPEPFPLQVVSTERTDYLGVTIDTTRAYLRHDGEFHQFFKIDEELIAKDSKNNVFTEDGIYDEESYVRNNQPFKYRIVYDISSYKELITPNLYNFSQEFISYGQDSIDYRNRLIHYQKLLDKKDESVISNELDQFYNLAKQYEVEHNLKKEDWLYLINLENDYKYIINIQDRKPQKYEINKLKLNYFKTKKRVDTILIPNTQHKKDYLYYSRFPKTADGKSVLIEKDYDEYFDYIPYCDFGRLNIFFRNVYYTFHPTFDIASLYAFIILSLIFSLLIFLFKTTDIRNILLSVVAAGIVLIFGILLIYIADKYLGFNNRIGIFIALLLNILIVVFSILGLIGKWRKTLVSILFSLALFAIPLVVLFSYLYYRELLGYPDRTKDLFILWFDDYGFWFTIIIWIISIYFYSKSIRKWKALTE, encoded by the coding sequence ATGGAAACGATTAAAAAAATAAATAAATATTTAGTTGAACATTATCCGCTAATTTGGAATACTAGATTGGTTTGGATGTTAACATTTGCTGTTGTATTACATTTAGCATTTTTCATTGCAGGGTACTTTTCAGTAAATACACAAAAAGATGTATCCAGTCATTACAGTTTAGAAGGTTTTTATTTTGATTCACCTGCTATTTTAATAGGAGTTTTAATCTCAATTATTTCACTTTTAATTTGGATTATTTTTTATTTAAAAAATAATGCATTTAAAAACTTTTATCCTTTAAAAAAGGGAACATTATTTATTCAGTTTTGTATTTTATTTTTGATATTTTTTACAAATATTACGCACTACTATTCCTATAAGAAAGGTATTACAACCAAAATTAAAGTTTTATACGATTGGGAAAATATAGATGCTGATATTAAGAAATTTAATAACGCTGCTATTTTTTTCTTAAAAAATAGATCTAATTATACGATAAAGGCAAAACAGTATCCAGAGCCTTTTCCATTGCAAGTTGTTTCTACCGAAAGAACAGATTACTTGGGAGTTACCATAGATACTACTAGAGCATACTTAAGACATGATGGAGAATTTCATCAATTCTTCAAAATAGATGAGGAGTTAATAGCAAAGGATTCAAAAAATAATGTGTTTACAGAGGATGGTATTTACGATGAAGAATCTTATGTAAGAAACAATCAACCATTTAAATATAGAATTGTATATGATATTTCTTCATATAAAGAGTTAATTACTCCGAATTTATATAATTTTTCTCAAGAATTTATAAGTTACGGTCAAGATTCTATTGATTATCGAAACAGACTCATACATTATCAAAAATTATTAGATAAAAAAGATGAAAGTGTTATTAGTAATGAATTAGATCAATTTTACAATTTAGCTAAGCAATACGAGGTAGAACATAACCTTAAAAAGGAAGATTGGTTATACCTTATCAATTTAGAAAATGATTATAAATACATAATTAATATTCAAGATAGAAAACCTCAAAAGTATGAGATAAATAAATTGAAGTTAAATTATTTTAAGACTAAGAAAAGAGTCGACACAATATTAATTCCCAATACACAACATAAAAAAGACTATCTGTATTACAGTAGATTTCCTAAAACTGCAGACGGAAAGAGTGTTTTAATTGAAAAAGATTACGATGAATATTTTGACTATATCCCTTATTGTGATTTTGGTCGTTTAAATATATTTTTCAGAAATGTTTATTACACATTTCACCCAACTTTTGATATAGCGAGTCTTTATGCTTTCATTATTTTATCTCTTATATTTTCATTATTAATTTTCTTATTTAAAACAACAGATATCAGAAATATACTATTAAGTGTTGTAGCTGCTGGTATAGTCTTAATTTTTGGAATATTATTAATTTACATAGCAGATAAGTATTTAGGTTTTAATAATAGAATAGGAATTTTTATTGCGCTATTATTAAATATTTTAATTGTTGTTTTTTCAATTTTAGGATTAATTGGAAAATGGCGTAAAACTCTAGTATCTATATTATTTTCTTTAGCATTATTTGCTATACCATTAGTTGTATTATTTAGTTACTTATACTATCGTGAGCTATTAGGTTACCCAGATAGAACCAAAGATCTTTTTATATTATGGTTCGATGATTACGGTTTTTGGTTTACCATTATTATTTGGATTATCAGTATTTATTTTTACTCGAAATCCATCCGAAAATGGAAAGCTTTGACAGAGTAA